From the genome of Tachysurus fulvidraco isolate hzauxx_2018 chromosome 14, HZAU_PFXX_2.0, whole genome shotgun sequence:
caccattcattttattttcattttaagtttGGAGAAATTTTGTGGAATTTggtaaacattaataaataaatctggtcTCTCAGAAGCTCTTCAATAAACAAGATAAACAACATGTCAGAATAAAGAAGCGAATCTGTTGGTTGTGAGTCCTTATCAGATTCATACTCAcgcatcgtgtgtgtgtgtgtgtgtgtgtgtgtgcgtgtgtgtttgtgcgcagGCGggtgcctcgtgtgtgtgggcATCGTGTTGTGGTCTGCTGAACGAGCTGATGGGGGCGGGGGCAGTGAGAGGACAGCAGCCCGGGTTCGGAGGAGGCGGTCCTTTCCGCTTCGCTCCTTCTGCTGgatattccacacacacaaaccctcacacacacactcattcacacacactcagctgtcAATCATGTAGGGAGAGCTTCTCCATCTTCAGAAGGAGGGTGAGTATGTGACTGTCTCTCTATCTAACGTGGAGAAGTTGAGAAGGTCAGAGAACTTCATGCATATTTGTACATGTGTATCCTGTATGTTTTGTGCGCAGTATTTGTGCTGTGAGTGTAGGCGGAGTTTCTGCTCGCTGTGTTCGGTTCTGCAGGAGAACCTGAGGATCTGCTGCACGTGTAACCTGCTGAAGGGGACGGCGTTCCAGCGGCCGCGCCTCATGAAGCTGCGCGTTAAAGACCTGCGACGCTACTTAACACTACGCAACATCAACACCGACACCTGCAGGTACTAGAGGGGGTGTGGCCTAATCATATGAACTCGCTTGATGGACAGCTTGCGTTTTCTCTTTCccacagagaaaaagaggactTGGTCAATTTAGTGCTGTTTCACCAAGGGGTGGAGCCTGAGGAGGAGGCGGACGTGTCCTCGTTCGCCACGAGACCACTGTATACCCCACCCACCACAGACTCCGCCTCCCTTCTCTCATCTGCTCAAGAAGAGCCAATCAGTAGGGACGATGGCTCCGGATATACCGCTGAGGTTTGTGTAAAAAGGAAAAGGATGATGGAGGGATAAGAAGCAAGGAGGAGTCACTCTGAacctgtcctgtgtgtgtgtgtgtgtgtgtgtgtgtgtgtgtgtgtgtgtgtgtgtgtgtgtgtgtttacagcagCTTGTCGACTCTGCATCACTTTTCACTCTCGAGCCCACAGAACAAACCCCAGAGGTGAGAAGAAGGGAAAAggaaaatgttgttgttgttgttgttgttaatggtGATACTGTAGtgctttctgattggtcaggtggTGCGGAGGGCGGGGCGAGTGTCTCTCTCTGACCTGTCCTGTGTGGATGAGGTGGAGCAGCTCCCCGTGCGACAGCTGAAGGAAATCCTGGCCCGGAATTTTGTCAACTTCTCTGGCTGCTGTGAGAAGTGGGAGCTGGTGGAGAGAGTGAGGAGGCTGTACACTGAGGACAAGGGCAACCGCAGGTCCAGTaagtgtgttacacacacacacacacacacacacacacacacactagacactACAAGGTCCAGTAagtgtgttaaacacacacacacacacacactatacactacaagGTCTGGTaagtgtgttacacacacacacacacacacacacactatacactacaagGTCCAGTaagtgtgttacacacacacacacacacacacacacactatacactacaagGTCCAGTaagtgtgttacacacacacacacacacacacacacacactagacactACAAGGTCCAGTAagtgtgttaaacacacacacactatacactacaagGTCTGGTaagtgtgttacacacacacacacacacacacacacacacacacacactatacactacaagGTCCAAGaagtgtgttacacacacacaaacacacacacactatacactacaagGTCCAGTaagtgtgttacacacacacacacacacacacacactatacactatactacacaaactacacactatactaccaCACAGACTACACTCTACAGTACACTAGACAACActagaccacacacacaaacactacacactacactagacAACactagaccacacacacacacacacacacacacacacacacacactatacagtacactagaccacacacacacaaacactatacactacactagacAACactagaccacacacacacaaacactatacactacactagacAACActagaccacacacacaaacactatacactacactagacAACactagaccacacacacacacacacacacaaacactatacagtacactagaccacacacacacacacaaacactatacactacactagacAACActagaccacacacacaaacactatacactacactagacAACActagaccacacacacaaacactatacactacactagacAACactagaccacacacacacacacacacacacacacacacaaacactatacagtacactagaccacacacacacacacaaacactatacactacactagacAACActagaccacacacacaaacactatacactacactagacAACACTagaccacacacaaacactatacactacactagacAACactagaccacacacacacacacacacacacacacacacaaacactatacagtacactagaccacacacacacacacacaaac
Proteins encoded in this window:
- the rnf34a gene encoding E3 ubiquitin-protein ligase RNF34a isoform X5; this translates as MKAGASCVWASCCGLLNELMGAGAVRGQQPGFGGGGPFRFAPSAGYSTHTNPHTHTHSHTLSCQSCRESFSIFRRRYLCCECRRSFCSLCSVLQENLRICCTCNLLKGTAFQRPRLMKLRVKDLRRYLTLRNINTDTCREKEDLVNLVLFHQGVEPEEEADVSSFATRPLYTPPTTDSASLLSSAQEEPISRDDGSGYTAEQLVDSASLFTLEPTEQTPEVVRRAGRVSLSDLSCVDEVEQLPVRQLKEILARNFVNFSGCCEKWELVERVRRLYTEDKGNRRSSERSARLAADENLCRICMDAVIDCVLLECGHMVTCTKCGKRMSECPICRQYVIRAVHVFRS
- the rnf34a gene encoding E3 ubiquitin-protein ligase RNF34a isoform X3; this encodes MKAGASCVWASCCGLLNELMGAGAVRGQQPGFGGGGPFRFAPSAGYSTHTNPHTHTHSHTLSCQSCRESFSIFRRRYLCCECRRSFCSLCSVLQENLRICCTCNLLKGTAFQRPRLMKLRVKDLRRYLTLRNINTDTCREKEDLVNLVLFHQGVEPEEEADVSSFATRPLYTPPTTDSASLLSSAQEEPISRDDGSGYTAEQLVDSASLFTLEPTEQTPEVVRRAGRVSLSDLSCVDEVEQLPVRQLKEILARNFVNFSGCCEKWELVERVRRLYTEDKGNRRSMENVSHAGSTGERSARLAADENLCRICMDAVIDCVLLECGHMVTCTKCGKRMSECPICRQYVIRAVHVFRS
- the rnf34a gene encoding E3 ubiquitin-protein ligase RNF34a isoform X1 gives rise to the protein MKAGASCVWASCCGLLNELMGAGAVRGQQPGFGGGGPFRFAPSAGYSTHTNPHTHTHSHTLSCQSCRESFSIFRRRYLCCECRRSFCSLCSVLQENLRICCTCNLLKGTAFQRPRLMKLRVKDLRRYLTLRNINTDTCREKEDLVNLVLFHQGVEPEEEADVSSFATRPLYTPPTTDSASLLSSAQEEPISRDDGSGYTAEQLVDSASLFTLEPTEQTPEVVRRAGRVSLSDLSCVDEVEQLPVRQLKEILARNFVNFSGCCEKWELVERVRRLYTEDKGNRRSMENVSHAGSTVVAFPPDAIRGERSARLAADENLCRICMDAVIDCVLLECGHMVTCTKCGKRMSECPICRQYVIRAVHVFRS
- the rnf34a gene encoding E3 ubiquitin-protein ligase RNF34a isoform X6 produces the protein MKAGASCVWASCCGLLNELMGAGAVRGQQPGFGGGGPFRFAPSAGYSTHTNPHTHTHSHTLSCQSCRESFSIFRRRYLCCECRRSFCSLCSVLQENLRICCTCNLLKGTAFQRPRLMKLRVKDLRRYLTLRNINTDTCREKEDLVNLVLFHQGVEPEEEADVSSFATRPLYTPPTTDSASLLSSAQEEPISRDDGSGYTAEQLVDSASLFTLEPTEQTPEVVRRAGRVSLSDLSCVDEVEQLPVRQLKEILARNFVNFSGCCEKWELVERVRRLYTEDKGNRRSMENVSHAGSTGRVLSSSWERRRSTVSYRSCRSFSS
- the rnf34a gene encoding E3 ubiquitin-protein ligase RNF34a isoform X4, coding for MGAGAVRGQQPGFGGGGPFRFAPSAGYSTHTNPHTHTHSHTLSCQSCRESFSIFRRRYLCCECRRSFCSLCSVLQENLRICCTCNLLKGTAFQRPRLMKLRVKDLRRYLTLRNINTDTCREKEDLVNLVLFHQGVEPEEEADVSSFATRPLYTPPTTDSASLLSSAQEEPISRDDGSGYTAEQLVDSASLFTLEPTEQTPEVVRRAGRVSLSDLSCVDEVEQLPVRQLKEILARNFVNFSGCCEKWELVERVRRLYTEDKGNRRSMENVSHAGSTVVAFPPDAIRGERSARLAADENLCRICMDAVIDCVLLECGHMVTCTKCGKRMSECPICRQYVIRAVHVFRS
- the rnf34a gene encoding E3 ubiquitin-protein ligase RNF34a isoform X2, which produces MKAGASCVWASCCGLLNELMGAGAVRGQQPGFGGGGPFRFAPSAGYSTHTNPHTHTHSHTLSCQSCRESFSIFRRRYLCCECRRSFCSLCSVLQENLRICCTCNLLKGTAFQRPRLMKLRVKDLRRYLTLRNINTDTCREKEDLVNLVLFHQGVEPEEEADVSSFATRPLYTPPTTDSASLLSSAQEEPISRDDGSGYTAELVDSASLFTLEPTEQTPEVVRRAGRVSLSDLSCVDEVEQLPVRQLKEILARNFVNFSGCCEKWELVERVRRLYTEDKGNRRSMENVSHAGSTVVAFPPDAIRGERSARLAADENLCRICMDAVIDCVLLECGHMVTCTKCGKRMSECPICRQYVIRAVHVFRS